The Persicobacter psychrovividus genomic sequence TATAGTATAGTAATGGAGAATCAATTTTCGAAAAAATACACCAACTTGTCGGCTTTATTGAAGGGGTATCGCAAGCATGGTAAATGTTTAGCTGCATTCAACGTGAATGACAATTACGATTTGAAAGCAGCTGTTGATGCAGCCAATCAACAAGATACCCACCTGATGGTGATGACTTACCCTCCCGTGGCAGAGCTTGTCGGTGTAGAGGTTTTTGCGGCCATGGTTGAGGGTGTTCGAAAAAAGGCAAAGCACAATGTGTATCTTCACCTTGATCATAGTACCTCGATTGAATTATGCAAAGCCGCAGTTGATGCTGGCTATGATTCAGTGATGTTTGATGGCTCACATTTGCCCCTTGAACAAAACATTGCATCAACCAAAGAAGTCGTTGCGTATGCTCATAAAAAAGGAGTAGTTGTTGAAGCGGAAATAGGAAAGATTCTTGGCAGAGAGGTTGTTGTAAAGTCTGACGATGATTTTTTGGCTTCTGTAGAACAGGTAGCTCGATTAAATGAGGAAGCAAAGCCTGATTTGATTGCTGTTGGTATCGGTACAGCGCATGGGTTTACGCCTGAAGTACCAAAAATCAATTTTAAGCGATTAAGCGAGATAGCAGCCGTAGTAGAAACACCCCT encodes the following:
- a CDS encoding class II fructose-bisphosphate aldolase translates to MENQFSKKYTNLSALLKGYRKHGKCLAAFNVNDNYDLKAAVDAANQQDTHLMVMTYPPVAELVGVEVFAAMVEGVRKKAKHNVYLHLDHSTSIELCKAAVDAGYDSVMFDGSHLPLEQNIASTKEVVAYAHKKGVVVEAEIGKILGREVVVKSDDDFLASVEQVARLNEEAKPDLIAVGIGTAHGFTPEVPKINFKRLSEIAAVVETPLVLHGGTGIPDEDIQKAISMGICKINIGTVVHTTYMKYMGEGIQAAGKSAYPPFIMKEVLPKIQAVIEDRLRVVNSAEISG